A genomic window from Scophthalmus maximus strain ysfricsl-2021 chromosome 17, ASM2237912v1, whole genome shotgun sequence includes:
- the sun1b gene encoding SUN domain-containing protein 1 isoform X2 — translation MPSLGSVNRPNATTRRLNTSTVASPQPQYSALRLNISSYSTAALEFEKEHQIAPVYESPRMSRRSLRLQTSAGHYGNESLADNSQNHGNSSSYTSTRRETRTLRSRKQQSSANLLSLSLSQAATPRKTLSFSAVSTPINNSSSIQEGNKVSEASLHSTIMDQSHLKRRTITTTTTTTSMSAGGHWGRSSSTEHSSSNVNGCASASDSHTSLANGYICKDCSLHSQEMDSLITRSSSSSSQAAEASTDILSSSPSFTSIYSRDRSRRSKTGVLMSMSKTCIHYSKRALAPIVSLVTLLFNNVVWLGSRARSPPGKGFLASLSDSLRQAVSTSFSQLWLLKQTTLHRMMGYRANSNEGQAHSSFCGSMNVKDLVTEDASHLNLNGSLCDDCKGKQYSETHTILLKKSSRPRRLVGALWSVLAYAGYCLLQPGYCVVRAGNALGSGVSTVAHKMLSLFWMLLAAPERAGRGLLWFLATGWYQLVSLMCLLNVFFLTRCLPKLWKLLLLLLPLLLFLALWLWGPSTSALLAYLPAINLTEWRRASPFTLLSNLVPASAPPVPAYVSTTETPLEQSPATPVSQAPPILPTAAVSTVDLERLERVEQQLALLWTQVQQGDEKQEQHHGDVLGLYGTLREQLHTQTNRESLGLWVSSLLEQRLGILRGELEQENTHRAQSEEHQKLQQESQTARLSELELLLSALAARTEEVQQKQQQYEHEKEEKEKEVVISVEDTAPISVGVQQEDHDALLAEVQRLEVELGKIRQDLQGVVGCKGKCEQLDNLRETITAQVSSQVRKELQVLFFGRGESGEVPESLIYWLSQRYVSTTDLQASLAALELGILRNVSLQLELNRAQTLGEAESQAKTIVKTVTGTVQHAVSTEGMTEGQVKLIVQNALKLYSQDRTGLVDYALESGGGSILSTRCSETYETKTALMSLFGLPLWYFSQSPRVVIQPDVYPGNCWAFKGSQGYLVIRLSLRIIPTSFCLEHIPKALSPTGNITSAPRNFTVFGLDDELQEEGKLLGHYIYQEDGDSLQSFPVMEQNDKGFQIIEVRVLSNWGHPDYTCLYRFRVHGEPRPQ, via the exons TTCCAGCTACTCCACAGCAGCGTTGGAGTTTGAGAAGGAGCACCAGATTGCTCCTGTATACGAGTCGCCCAGGATGTCACGGCGGAGCCTGCGTCTGCAGACCAGTGCCGGTCACTATGGCAACGAGAGCCTGGCCGATAACTCGCAGAACCacggcaacagcagcagctacacCAGCACCAGAAGAGAGACACG GACGCTGCGGAGCAGAAAGCAGCAGTCCAGCGCAAACTTgctgtctttgtctctgagcCAAGCTGCCACACCGAGGAAAACCCTCTCCTTCTCAGCTGTTAGTACCCCAattaacaacagcagcagcattcagGAAGGCAACAAAGTGTCCGAGGCCTCCCTGCACAGCACCATCATGGACCAGTCCCACCTGAAACGACGCACCatcaccacaaccaccaccaccacctctatGTCTGCGGGTGGACACTGGG GGAGGAGCTCCAGCACCGAACACAGTTCATCAAATGTAAACGGCTGTGCCAGCGCGTCAGACTCCCACACCTCACTCGCTAATGGTTACATCTGCAAAGACTGCTCTTTACACTCTCAGGAGATGGACTCGCTTATCAcacgatcatcatcatcatcatctcaggCTGCAGAAGCTTCCACCgacatcctctcctcctccccttctttcaCAAGTATATACTCCAGAGACCGGAGTCGGAGGAGCAAGACAG GCGTCCTGATGTCTATGTCTAAGACGTGTATACACTACAGCAAACGAGCCCTGGCCCCTATTGTGTCCTTAGTCACTCTGCTCTTCAACAATGTGGTCTGGCTGGGTTCAAGGGCCCGGAGCCCTCCAGGAAAAG GTTTTCTTGCTTCGTTGTCGGACTCGTTGAGACAAGCAGTGTCCACCAGTTTTTCCCAACTGTGGCTGTTAAAGCAGACCACTCTCCACAGGATGATGGGCTACAGGGCTAATAGCAATGAAGGACAAG CTCACTCAAGTTTCTGTGGAAGCATGAATGTCAAGGATCTGGTGACAGAAGATGCATCACATCTTAATCTCAATGGTTCCCTCT GTGATGACTGTAAAGGGAAGCAGTATTCTGAGACACACACCATCCTCCTCAAAAAGTCCTCCAGGCCTCGTCGCCTTGTAGGGGCACTGTGGAGCGTCCTAGCTTATGCAG GTTACTGCCTCCTCCAGCCAGGATACTGCGTGGTGAGAGCAGGCAACGCTTTGGGATCAGGGGTCAGCACAGTGGCACATAagatgctctctctcttctggaTGCTCCTGGCAGCTCCAG AGAGGGCAGGCAGGGGACTTCTGTGGTTTCTTGCAACAGGATGGTACCAGCTGGTGTCTCTCATGTGTCTCCTCAACGTCTTCTTTCTGACCCG ATGCCTTCCCAAACTCTGgaagctcctgctgctccttttgCCTCTCTTGCTCTTCCTGG CATTATGGCTGTGGGGTCCGTCCACTTCTGCCCTACTTGCCTACCTCCCTGCCATTAACCTAACTGAGTGGCGTCGTGCGTCTCCCTTTACCCTCCTGTCTAACTTGGTGCCAGCCTCTGCACCTCCAGTTCCTGCCTATGTCTCCACAACAGAGACTCCACTGGAGCAGAGCCCAGCCACCCCAGTCTCACAGGCACCG ccaaTCCTTCCAACAGCGGCAGTCTCCACTGTGGATTTGGAACGCCTTGAAcgtgtggagcagcagctggcgCTGCTGTGGACACAGGTCCAGCAAGGTGACGAGAAGCAGGAGCAGCATCATGGAGACGTTCTGGGTCTCTACGGCACCCTGAGGGAGCAGCTACACACTCAGACCAACAGGGAGAGCCTGGGACTGTGGGTGTCCTCTCTGCTGGAGCAGAGGCTTGGCATCCTGCGAGGAGAGCTGGAgcaagagaacacacacagggcacag AGTGAAGAGCATCAGAAACTGCAACAAGAGAGTCAGACAGCACGACTGTCTGAGTTAGAGTTGCTGCTCAGTGCTCTGGCTGCCAGGACTGAG GAggtgcagcagaagcagcagcagtatgagcacgagaaggaggaaaaagagaaagaggttGTCATTTCAGTGGAAGACACAGCACCTATAAG TGTGGGTGTACAGCAGGAGGACCATGATGCTCTGCTCGCAGAAGTGCAGAGACTTGAGGTCGAACTGGGTAAAATCAGACAGGACCTGCAGGGTGTTGTGGGTTGCAAGGGAAAGTGTGAGCAGCTGGACAACCTTCGGGAGACG ATAACAGCCCAGGTGTCCTCTCAGGTGCGTAAGGAGTTGCAGGTTCTTTTCTTTGGCCGTGGTGAGTCAGGGGAGGTGCCTGAGTCTCTAATCTACTGGCTGTCCCAGCGCTACGTGAGCACAACCGACCTGCAGGCCTCACTGGCCGCACTGGAACTGGGCATCCTGAGGAACGTGTCTCTGCAGCTGGAGCTTAACAGAGCTCAGACCCTGGGTGAGGCAGAGTCTCAAGCCAAGACCATCGTTAAGACAGTAACTGGGACTGTCCAGCACGCTGTGTCTACGGAGGGAATGACAGAGGGG CAAGTGAAGCTGATCGTCCAGAACGCTTTGAAGCTCTACTCCCAGGATCGAACAGGCCTGGTAGACTACGCCCTGGAGTCTGGCG gtggcAGCATCCTCAGTACCCGCTGCTCTGAGACATACGAGACCAAGACGGCCCTCATGAGTCTGTTTGGCCTGCCACTCTGGTACTTCTCCCAGTCGCCACGTGTTGTCATTCAG ccTGATGTGTATCCAGGTAACTGCTGGGCGTTTAAAGGCTCTCAGGGCTATCTGGTGATCCGACTGTCCCTGAGGATCATTCCCACATCCTTCTGCTTGGAGCACATCCCCAAGGCCTTGTCCCCAACTGGAAATATCACCAGTGCCCCTCGCAACTTCACAGTTTTC GGTCTAGATGATGAGTTACAAGAAGAAGGGAAGCTCCTGGGACACTACATATACCAGGAAGATGGGGACTCACTGCAATCATTCCCTGTTATG GAGCAGAATGACAAAGGCTTCCAGATCATCGAGGTGCGGGTGCTATCTAACTGGGGTCACCCAGACTACACCTGCCTGTACCGCTTCAGAGTCCATGGAGAACCTCGGCCTCAGTGA
- the sun1b gene encoding SUN domain-containing protein 1 isoform X7, with protein sequence MSRRSLRLQTSAGHYGNESLADNSQNHGNSSSYTSTRRETRTLRSRKQQSSANLLSLSLSQAATPRKTLSFSAVSTPINNSSSIQEGNKVSEASLHSTIMDQSHLKRRTITTTTTTTSMSAGGHWGRSSSTEHSSSNVNGCASASDSHTSLANGYICKDCSLHSQEMDSLITRSSSSSSQAAEASTDILSSSPSFTSIYSRDRSRRSKTGVLMSMSKTCIHYSKRALAPIVSLVTLLFNNVVWLGSRARSPPGKGFLASLSDSLRQAVSTSFSQLWLLKQTTLHRMMGYRANSNEGQAHSSFCGSMNVKDLVTEDASHLNLNGSLCDDCKGKQYSETHTILLKKSSRPRRLVGALWSVLAYAGYCLLQPGYCVVRAGNALGSGVSTVAHKMLSLFWMLLAAPERAGRGLLWFLATGWYQLVSLMCLLNVFFLTRCLPKLWKLLLLLLPLLLFLALWLWGPSTSALLAYLPAINLTEWRRASPFTLLSNLVPASAPPVPAYVSTTETPLEQSPATPVSQAPPILPTAAVSTVDLERLERVEQQLALLWTQVQQGDEKQEQHHGDVLGLYGTLREQLHTQTNRESLGLWVSSLLEQRLGILRGELEQENTHRAQSEEHQKLQQESQTARLSELELLLSALAARTEEVQQKQQQYEHEKEEKEKEVVISVEDTAPISVGVQQEDHDALLAEVQRLEVELGKIRQDLQGVVGCKGKCEQLDNLRETITAQVSSQVRKELQVLFFGRGESGEVPESLIYWLSQRYVSTTDLQASLAALELGILRNVSLQLELNRAQTLGEAESQAKTIVKTVTGTVQHAVSTEGMTEGQVKLIVQNALKLYSQDRTGLVDYALESGGGSILSTRCSETYETKTALMSLFGLPLWYFSQSPRVVIQPDVYPGNCWAFKGSQGYLVIRLSLRIIPTSFCLEHIPKALSPTGNITSAPRNFTVFGLDDELQEEGKLLGHYIYQEDGDSLQSFPVMEQNDKGFQIIEVRVLSNWGHPDYTCLYRFRVHGEPRPQ encoded by the exons ATGTCACGGCGGAGCCTGCGTCTGCAGACCAGTGCCGGTCACTATGGCAACGAGAGCCTGGCCGATAACTCGCAGAACCacggcaacagcagcagctacacCAGCACCAGAAGAGAGACACG GACGCTGCGGAGCAGAAAGCAGCAGTCCAGCGCAAACTTgctgtctttgtctctgagcCAAGCTGCCACACCGAGGAAAACCCTCTCCTTCTCAGCTGTTAGTACCCCAattaacaacagcagcagcattcagGAAGGCAACAAAGTGTCCGAGGCCTCCCTGCACAGCACCATCATGGACCAGTCCCACCTGAAACGACGCACCatcaccacaaccaccaccaccacctctatGTCTGCGGGTGGACACTGGG GGAGGAGCTCCAGCACCGAACACAGTTCATCAAATGTAAACGGCTGTGCCAGCGCGTCAGACTCCCACACCTCACTCGCTAATGGTTACATCTGCAAAGACTGCTCTTTACACTCTCAGGAGATGGACTCGCTTATCAcacgatcatcatcatcatcatctcaggCTGCAGAAGCTTCCACCgacatcctctcctcctccccttctttcaCAAGTATATACTCCAGAGACCGGAGTCGGAGGAGCAAGACAG GCGTCCTGATGTCTATGTCTAAGACGTGTATACACTACAGCAAACGAGCCCTGGCCCCTATTGTGTCCTTAGTCACTCTGCTCTTCAACAATGTGGTCTGGCTGGGTTCAAGGGCCCGGAGCCCTCCAGGAAAAG GTTTTCTTGCTTCGTTGTCGGACTCGTTGAGACAAGCAGTGTCCACCAGTTTTTCCCAACTGTGGCTGTTAAAGCAGACCACTCTCCACAGGATGATGGGCTACAGGGCTAATAGCAATGAAGGACAAG CTCACTCAAGTTTCTGTGGAAGCATGAATGTCAAGGATCTGGTGACAGAAGATGCATCACATCTTAATCTCAATGGTTCCCTCT GTGATGACTGTAAAGGGAAGCAGTATTCTGAGACACACACCATCCTCCTCAAAAAGTCCTCCAGGCCTCGTCGCCTTGTAGGGGCACTGTGGAGCGTCCTAGCTTATGCAG GTTACTGCCTCCTCCAGCCAGGATACTGCGTGGTGAGAGCAGGCAACGCTTTGGGATCAGGGGTCAGCACAGTGGCACATAagatgctctctctcttctggaTGCTCCTGGCAGCTCCAG AGAGGGCAGGCAGGGGACTTCTGTGGTTTCTTGCAACAGGATGGTACCAGCTGGTGTCTCTCATGTGTCTCCTCAACGTCTTCTTTCTGACCCG ATGCCTTCCCAAACTCTGgaagctcctgctgctccttttgCCTCTCTTGCTCTTCCTGG CATTATGGCTGTGGGGTCCGTCCACTTCTGCCCTACTTGCCTACCTCCCTGCCATTAACCTAACTGAGTGGCGTCGTGCGTCTCCCTTTACCCTCCTGTCTAACTTGGTGCCAGCCTCTGCACCTCCAGTTCCTGCCTATGTCTCCACAACAGAGACTCCACTGGAGCAGAGCCCAGCCACCCCAGTCTCACAGGCACCG ccaaTCCTTCCAACAGCGGCAGTCTCCACTGTGGATTTGGAACGCCTTGAAcgtgtggagcagcagctggcgCTGCTGTGGACACAGGTCCAGCAAGGTGACGAGAAGCAGGAGCAGCATCATGGAGACGTTCTGGGTCTCTACGGCACCCTGAGGGAGCAGCTACACACTCAGACCAACAGGGAGAGCCTGGGACTGTGGGTGTCCTCTCTGCTGGAGCAGAGGCTTGGCATCCTGCGAGGAGAGCTGGAgcaagagaacacacacagggcacag AGTGAAGAGCATCAGAAACTGCAACAAGAGAGTCAGACAGCACGACTGTCTGAGTTAGAGTTGCTGCTCAGTGCTCTGGCTGCCAGGACTGAG GAggtgcagcagaagcagcagcagtatgagcacgagaaggaggaaaaagagaaagaggttGTCATTTCAGTGGAAGACACAGCACCTATAAG TGTGGGTGTACAGCAGGAGGACCATGATGCTCTGCTCGCAGAAGTGCAGAGACTTGAGGTCGAACTGGGTAAAATCAGACAGGACCTGCAGGGTGTTGTGGGTTGCAAGGGAAAGTGTGAGCAGCTGGACAACCTTCGGGAGACG ATAACAGCCCAGGTGTCCTCTCAGGTGCGTAAGGAGTTGCAGGTTCTTTTCTTTGGCCGTGGTGAGTCAGGGGAGGTGCCTGAGTCTCTAATCTACTGGCTGTCCCAGCGCTACGTGAGCACAACCGACCTGCAGGCCTCACTGGCCGCACTGGAACTGGGCATCCTGAGGAACGTGTCTCTGCAGCTGGAGCTTAACAGAGCTCAGACCCTGGGTGAGGCAGAGTCTCAAGCCAAGACCATCGTTAAGACAGTAACTGGGACTGTCCAGCACGCTGTGTCTACGGAGGGAATGACAGAGGGG CAAGTGAAGCTGATCGTCCAGAACGCTTTGAAGCTCTACTCCCAGGATCGAACAGGCCTGGTAGACTACGCCCTGGAGTCTGGCG gtggcAGCATCCTCAGTACCCGCTGCTCTGAGACATACGAGACCAAGACGGCCCTCATGAGTCTGTTTGGCCTGCCACTCTGGTACTTCTCCCAGTCGCCACGTGTTGTCATTCAG ccTGATGTGTATCCAGGTAACTGCTGGGCGTTTAAAGGCTCTCAGGGCTATCTGGTGATCCGACTGTCCCTGAGGATCATTCCCACATCCTTCTGCTTGGAGCACATCCCCAAGGCCTTGTCCCCAACTGGAAATATCACCAGTGCCCCTCGCAACTTCACAGTTTTC GGTCTAGATGATGAGTTACAAGAAGAAGGGAAGCTCCTGGGACACTACATATACCAGGAAGATGGGGACTCACTGCAATCATTCCCTGTTATG GAGCAGAATGACAAAGGCTTCCAGATCATCGAGGTGCGGGTGCTATCTAACTGGGGTCACCCAGACTACACCTGCCTGTACCGCTTCAGAGTCCATGGAGAACCTCGGCCTCAGTGA